One Candidatus Thermoplasmatota archaeon genomic window carries:
- a CDS encoding V-type ATP synthase subunit E, which translates to MSAEKIIERIRKDTAQELQTIQKKVEQEADQLLKTLRKEARQEVEKILTEGRQHIEAASKIQISRATQDLKRELVTTKEEIMETCFRRALEQLSHLDDKQYTDVITRFMKQGISRLGTTCTVLVSRDIDRVIAQKLGLSVSGTVDAPGGIILVSQDGSIKLDYTFSSILQRKKDDLRIHLGSLLFEGAGD; encoded by the coding sequence ATGTCTGCAGAAAAAATCATTGAACGTATACGAAAAGATACAGCTCAAGAACTACAAACAATCCAAAAAAAAGTAGAACAAGAGGCAGACCAACTCCTGAAAACACTTCGAAAAGAAGCCAGACAAGAAGTTGAAAAAATTTTAACTGAGGGCAGGCAACATATTGAGGCCGCATCAAAAATTCAGATTTCACGGGCGACACAAGACCTGAAACGAGAGTTGGTAACAACAAAAGAAGAAATCATGGAGACCTGTTTCCGCCGAGCTCTCGAGCAGTTATCGCACCTTGATGACAAACAATATACTGACGTTATCACTCGTTTTATGAAACAAGGAATCAGTCGTTTAGGGACCACATGTACTGTTCTTGTTTCTCGCGATATTGATCGAGTAATAGCCCAAAAACTCGGGCTTTCAGTATCTGGAACAGTTGATGCTCCTGGTGGTATCATTCTTGTCTCGCAGGACGGCAGCATTAAACTTGATTATACGTTTTCTAGTATTCTTCAGAGAAAAAAGGATGACTTGAGAATACATCTTGGTTCTCTTCTCTTTGAAGGAGCAGGTGACTAA
- a CDS encoding V-type ATPase subunit: protein MFDWLTNPYHITFWIPVCGGISLVVFLIARPLSTYMKFIYPTAKYEAIGNPFILPKELESILELSTVSEFKEKINQKKDYVLQGDTPGEIQKSLDNHVLQTIDMMKKDSSKKMQAFFDTYRKKYDLFFVKNELKKKLLGISTQNISAEFLLPWTQRLLQDIYDTPSEKYSELLESYGFNQAEVLNLKTNLQDVFLIDALFDAYFLRELYQVKVPYKCDSAKRELVQTLIDIYTIKHVLRAKHLGYDHIFCKKLYLGQGREIAPWKFTELIEQSTVSHVLHALEGTSYYTFITKQVDLSDVENSLQKIENILDIYLLQRMKELSMKNYINIGPTIRFLISKEFEIQNLKIICKGINENVSKETIKQFLITEGDP from the coding sequence ATGTTTGATTGGTTGACAAACCCATATCATATTACCTTTTGGATTCCGGTATGTGGAGGAATTAGTCTTGTTGTATTTTTGATTGCACGACCATTGTCAACCTACATGAAATTTATTTACCCAACTGCAAAATATGAAGCGATTGGTAATCCTTTTATTTTACCAAAAGAACTGGAGAGCATCCTTGAACTTTCTACAGTGTCTGAATTTAAAGAGAAAATAAATCAAAAAAAGGATTATGTTCTCCAGGGAGATACCCCCGGTGAAATCCAGAAATCTTTAGATAATCATGTACTTCAAACAATTGACATGATGAAAAAAGATAGCTCAAAAAAAATGCAAGCTTTTTTTGACACCTATCGTAAAAAATATGATTTATTTTTCGTAAAAAATGAATTGAAAAAAAAACTGTTGGGTATTTCAACTCAAAACATATCTGCTGAATTTCTTCTTCCCTGGACACAACGTTTACTTCAAGATATTTATGATACCCCGTCAGAAAAATACTCTGAACTGTTAGAATCATATGGTTTCAATCAAGCCGAGGTTCTGAATCTGAAGACCAACCTACAGGATGTGTTTTTGATTGATGCTCTCTTTGATGCATATTTTCTTCGTGAATTGTATCAGGTTAAAGTCCCCTATAAATGTGACTCTGCAAAAAGAGAACTCGTTCAAACACTCATTGATATCTATACAATAAAACATGTGCTCCGTGCGAAACATCTTGGCTATGATCATATTTTTTGTAAAAAATTATATCTTGGACAGGGGCGGGAGATCGCTCCATGGAAATTTACTGAATTAATCGAACAAAGTACCGTATCTCACGTTCTCCATGCTCTTGAAGGAACATCATATTATACATTTATTACTAAGCAGGTTGATCTGTCCGATGTCGAAAACTCTCTTCAAAAAATTGAAAATATTTTAGATATCTATCTTCTCCAACGTATGAAAGAACTATCGATGAAAAACTATATCAATATTGGTCCAACAATCCGTTTCCTAATTTCAAAAGAATTTGAAATTCAAAACCTTAAAATCATCTGTAAAGGAATCAATGAAAACGTATCAAAAGAAACAATTAAACAATTCCTAATAACAGAGGGAGATCCATGA
- a CDS encoding V-type ATP synthase subunit F yields MKLAALCDRDTAVGLRLGGIHEIFIVDGNPQNVFDQIRARNDLGVLFITESIVEQLGKPLKEFRLRHQLPLIVEIPDKKGHIEDHIDYVSYLIKKAVGIDIGKKEK; encoded by the coding sequence ATGAAGCTTGCTGCACTGTGTGATCGTGATACTGCTGTAGGTTTAAGACTTGGTGGAATCCATGAGATTTTTATCGTTGACGGAAATCCTCAGAATGTCTTTGATCAAATACGAGCAAGAAATGATCTTGGAGTGTTATTTATCACAGAATCAATTGTGGAACAACTTGGGAAACCACTGAAAGAGTTTCGATTGCGACATCAACTGCCATTGATCGTTGAGATCCCTGATAAAAAAGGTCATATTGAGGATCATATTGATTATGTTTCTTATCTTATAAAAAAAGCAGTTGGGATTGATATTGGTAAAAAAGAAAAATAA
- a CDS encoding ATP synthase subunit A, with protein MSESKGKIIRISGPVIEANGMRGAKMYDVVHVGSEKLVGEIIRLHNEIATIQVYEDTNGLKPGEDVVSTGMPLSVELGPGLIGTIYDGVQRPLEALVKKTGDFIHRGAQAFALDRTKKWDFSPVVSQGEVVWSGDVLGEVQETKHIVHKILVPPSISGKVTAVVPKGSYTVDTEIATIHTDTGVVNLTMMQRWPVRKARPVVKKYDPTLPLITGQRVIDTFFPIAKGGTAAIPGGFGTGKTVTLHQLAKWSDAKIVVYVGCGERGNEMTDVLREFPELVDPVTGGPLMNRTVLIANTSNMPVAARDASVYTGITIAEYYRDMGYDVALMADSTSRWAEAMREISGRLEEMPGEEGYPAYLASRLAEFYERAGRAQLIGSKKTEGSVSVMGAVSPPGGDFSEPVAQNTLRIVRVFWALDADLADKRHFPSVNWLKSYSLYLEEMSEWWEKNVGKNWLSMLNKAMNLLQKEAELQEIVKLVGPDALPTRERAVLESARMIREHYLQQNAFHEVDTYCPSKKQYEMLRLMLLFSDKIDNAVSHNVPIDAILSMRSREQLARMGKIPNDTFEKIFKKIEQDLEKEVQLLIQERAV; from the coding sequence ATGTCTGAAAGTAAAGGTAAAATCATTCGAATATCAGGTCCAGTTATTGAAGCAAACGGCATGCGTGGAGCAAAAATGTATGATGTTGTTCATGTTGGATCTGAAAAACTTGTTGGAGAGATTATTCGATTACATAATGAAATTGCAACAATTCAGGTTTATGAGGATACTAACGGGTTGAAGCCTGGTGAAGATGTTGTATCAACAGGTATGCCACTTTCTGTTGAACTTGGACCTGGTTTAATTGGAACTATTTATGATGGAGTTCAACGTCCGCTCGAAGCACTTGTGAAAAAAACCGGTGATTTTATCCATCGTGGTGCACAAGCTTTTGCACTTGATAGAACAAAAAAATGGGATTTTTCACCAGTAGTATCACAAGGAGAGGTTGTTTGGAGTGGTGATGTGCTCGGTGAAGTTCAGGAAACCAAACATATTGTTCATAAAATCTTGGTTCCACCTTCTATCTCCGGCAAAGTTACTGCTGTTGTACCAAAAGGAAGCTATACCGTTGATACTGAAATTGCAACGATTCACACCGATACTGGTGTTGTGAACTTGACGATGATGCAACGATGGCCAGTTCGAAAAGCAAGACCGGTAGTGAAAAAATATGATCCTACACTTCCGTTGATTACTGGACAGCGTGTCATTGATACCTTCTTTCCAATTGCAAAAGGAGGGACTGCTGCGATTCCTGGTGGTTTTGGGACAGGTAAAACTGTGACATTACATCAACTCGCCAAATGGAGCGATGCAAAGATTGTCGTTTATGTTGGTTGTGGGGAGCGCGGCAATGAAATGACCGATGTGCTTCGTGAATTTCCAGAACTTGTTGATCCAGTAACTGGTGGTCCTTTGATGAATCGAACTGTTTTGATTGCAAATACCTCAAATATGCCGGTTGCAGCTCGAGATGCTAGTGTATATACAGGAATTACGATTGCTGAATATTATCGAGATATGGGGTATGATGTTGCATTGATGGCTGATAGTACGTCTCGGTGGGCTGAGGCGATGCGTGAGATTTCAGGTCGTCTTGAGGAAATGCCTGGTGAAGAAGGATACCCTGCGTATCTTGCTTCTAGATTAGCTGAGTTTTATGAACGTGCTGGTCGTGCTCAGCTTATTGGTTCGAAAAAAACCGAAGGTTCAGTATCGGTCATGGGTGCTGTTTCCCCACCTGGTGGTGATTTTTCAGAGCCGGTTGCACAAAACACCCTTCGGATTGTTCGAGTGTTCTGGGCGCTTGACGCTGATCTTGCAGATAAACGACATTTCCCCTCAGTCAACTGGTTAAAATCGTATTCATTATATCTGGAAGAAATGAGTGAATGGTGGGAGAAAAACGTTGGGAAGAATTGGTTATCGATGTTGAATAAAGCTATGAATTTATTACAGAAAGAAGCAGAGTTGCAAGAAATCGTAAAACTTGTTGGTCCCGATGCATTACCAACTCGTGAACGTGCAGTACTCGAAAGCGCTCGTATGATTCGTGAACATTATCTCCAACAGAATGCATTTCATGAAGTTGACACGTATTGTCCGAGTAAGAAACAGTATGAAATGCTTCGACTTATGTTGTTATTTTCAGATAAAATTGACAATGCTGTAAGTCACAATGTACCTATCGATGCTATTCTTTCTATGAGGTCACGGGAACAGTTAGCTCGGATGGGTAAAATTCCTAATGATACGTTTGAAAAAATCTTCAAAAAAATTGAACAAGATTTAGAAAAAGAAGTACAATTGTTAATTCAGGAGCGTGCCGTATGA
- a CDS encoding V-type ATP synthase subunit B → MSQKNIEYSTVTEVTGPLMVVDKVTDVSFNEVVKIKTATGEIRTGQVLEVFETKAVVQVFEGTRGLDTKKTAVRFIGETMKLGLSKDIIGRIFDGTGNPLDNAPPIIPEIRRDINGVPINPCAREYPREFIQTGISAIDGLNTLVRGQKLPIFSGAGLPHNELAVQIARQAKVLGKEEKFAVVFCAMGITNEEANLFIKDFENTGALERTVMFLNLADDPTIERIILPRMALTCAEYLAFDLDMQVLVILTDLTNYAEALREIAAAREEVPGRRGYPGYMYTDLASIYERAGRIKGKKGSITQIPMLTMPDDDITHPIPDLTGYITEGQIVLDRSLHKKAIYPPISVLPCLSRLMDRGIGPDRTREDHADVSNQLYAAYAEGCDLRDLVSIVGEDALSERDRKFLQFADAFEKRFVSQQPSEDRSIHKTLDIGWELLSLLPQSELKKIDEKFIKKYLPKVTSE, encoded by the coding sequence ATGAGTCAGAAGAATATCGAATATTCGACTGTTACTGAAGTGACAGGTCCCTTGATGGTTGTTGATAAAGTAACTGATGTCTCCTTTAATGAGGTTGTAAAAATTAAAACAGCAACAGGGGAAATTCGAACTGGTCAGGTTCTTGAGGTTTTTGAAACAAAAGCAGTTGTTCAGGTATTTGAAGGTACGCGTGGTTTAGATACAAAGAAAACCGCAGTTCGTTTCATTGGTGAAACCATGAAGCTTGGTCTCTCTAAGGATATCATTGGTCGGATATTTGATGGAACTGGAAATCCGTTGGATAATGCACCTCCGATAATCCCTGAAATCCGTCGTGATATCAATGGTGTTCCAATCAATCCTTGTGCTCGTGAATACCCCCGTGAATTTATTCAAACAGGAATCTCAGCGATCGATGGGTTAAACACATTAGTTCGAGGTCAAAAGCTTCCGATTTTTTCAGGTGCTGGTCTTCCTCACAATGAATTAGCTGTTCAGATAGCTCGTCAGGCAAAAGTGTTAGGAAAAGAAGAAAAATTTGCTGTCGTTTTTTGCGCGATGGGAATTACAAACGAAGAAGCAAATTTATTTATCAAAGATTTCGAGAATACTGGTGCGCTGGAGCGCACAGTAATGTTTTTGAATCTTGCTGATGATCCGACAATTGAACGGATTATTTTACCACGAATGGCGTTAACCTGCGCCGAGTATCTGGCGTTTGATTTAGATATGCAGGTTCTTGTTATTTTAACTGATTTAACCAACTATGCAGAAGCACTTCGAGAAATAGCCGCAGCTCGTGAAGAAGTACCAGGTCGCCGTGGATACCCAGGATATATGTATACTGATCTAGCATCAATTTATGAGCGTGCAGGGAGAATTAAGGGCAAGAAAGGTTCGATCACTCAGATACCTATGTTGACGATGCCTGATGATGATATTACACATCCTATCCCGGATTTAACTGGATATATTACGGAGGGGCAGATTGTTCTTGATCGCAGTTTACATAAGAAAGCAATTTACCCACCGATCTCTGTTCTTCCTTGTTTGTCTCGTTTGATGGATAGGGGTATTGGTCCTGATCGAACACGAGAGGATCATGCTGATGTTTCGAACCAGCTTTATGCTGCATACGCAGAAGGATGTGATTTGCGTGATCTCGTTTCAATTGTTGGTGAAGATGCACTTTCAGAACGTGATCGAAAATTCTTACAATTTGCTGATGCTTTTGAAAAACGTTTTGTTTCTCAGCAACCCTCTGAAGATCGAAGTATTCATAAAACGCTTGACATAGGTTGGGAGTTATTGTCCTTATTACCGCAATCAGAGTTGAAAAAAATTGATGAGAAATTCATTAAAAAATATTTACCAAAAGTAACGTCAGAGTAA
- a CDS encoding V-type ATP synthase subunit D: MAEQILEGVNPTRMDLLDVRKKILLAQKGYKLLEEKRDALVERFFSLIERRNVLRKEVDAEFPKAFEALITAQMLLGEDKVEYLSFLTKQLDEITFGYDNIMGVKIPKIHTAQTIPKHEPRYGFFETNASFDEAQYRFHMLTKKLLQLAEYESNIQSLSLEIEKTKRRVNVLEHVLIPKLTATIKYIEMQLEEREREDFFRRKRIKTLLEYKKK; this comes from the coding sequence ATGGCTGAGCAAATTCTTGAAGGTGTTAATCCAACTCGAATGGATCTTCTAGATGTTCGAAAAAAAATACTATTAGCTCAGAAAGGATACAAACTTCTTGAGGAAAAGAGAGATGCGCTTGTTGAACGTTTTTTTTCCTTAATTGAAAGAAGAAATGTATTGCGAAAAGAAGTTGATGCTGAGTTCCCGAAAGCATTTGAAGCGTTGATTACTGCACAGATGCTGTTAGGGGAAGATAAGGTTGAATATCTTTCATTTTTAACAAAGCAACTCGATGAAATTACGTTCGGGTATGATAACATCATGGGGGTGAAGATACCAAAAATTCATACAGCTCAAACTATTCCAAAGCACGAACCGCGATATGGTTTTTTTGAGACGAATGCATCATTTGATGAGGCACAGTATCGTTTCCATATGTTAACCAAAAAATTACTGCAGCTTGCTGAATATGAAAGTAATATTCAATCACTTTCGTTAGAAATTGAAAAAACGAAACGACGGGTGAATGTATTAGAGCATGTTCTTATTCCAAAACTAACTGCAACAATTAAGTATATTGAGATGCAACTTGAAGAACGAGAACGAGAAGATTTTTTCAGACGAAAAAGAATTAAAACACTCCTTGAATATAAGAAAAAATGA
- a CDS encoding cation:proton antiporter, whose amino-acid sequence MKTTASEIDIFEIILLIALALIFARLLGFLFERFKQPAVIGEICAGLLLGGFGLGLFAGKTVPFFLWEISFPHLQYTSEAFEVLAQLGILFLMFLSGLEITFSNLKKVQKPSIYVAVGGVIAPLLFGMLVSHSFGFSWHIGLVIGLILVATSVGIPVRVLMDLNVLNTEVGLTILGAAVIDDVLAIILFVSVLGVATPMDVTILGIKIVIYFILFLFVGLKIIDKLFHIGEKIQLPKALLSFSLALFLLYSYFAYQSGIAGITGAFVAGIVIGRSMKSKKIIEDIKTIGYGLFIPLFFVWVGANVDPTVFTSFTVIAFALSIIIVSIIGKIIGCWIGGKLAGLTSRHSLRAGIGMIPRLEMALIIAGAAVAQGVLIGETATQILATTVLLTLVTTLITPFLLKAAFKYRY is encoded by the coding sequence TTGAAGACTACGGCAAGCGAGATAGATATTTTTGAAATTATTTTGTTAATAGCACTAGCGTTAATCTTTGCTCGTCTTCTTGGTTTCTTGTTTGAACGATTCAAACAACCAGCGGTTATCGGAGAAATCTGCGCCGGATTATTACTTGGAGGTTTTGGACTGGGATTATTCGCAGGGAAAACAGTTCCTTTTTTCCTTTGGGAAATATCATTTCCTCATTTACAGTATACCTCTGAGGCTTTTGAAGTCCTCGCGCAACTCGGGATTTTATTTTTGATGTTTCTCTCAGGATTGGAAATAACCTTTTCAAATTTAAAAAAAGTTCAAAAACCATCGATTTATGTTGCAGTTGGTGGAGTGATTGCACCATTGCTTTTTGGTATGCTGGTTTCTCATTCGTTCGGTTTTAGCTGGCATATCGGCCTTGTAATCGGGTTAATCCTTGTCGCAACATCAGTTGGCATACCCGTACGTGTTTTGATGGATTTAAACGTGCTGAACACAGAAGTAGGACTTACGATTCTTGGCGCAGCAGTCATTGATGATGTATTGGCCATAATTCTGTTTGTATCAGTTTTAGGAGTTGCAACACCTATGGATGTAACAATCCTAGGAATCAAAATTGTAATTTATTTTATTTTATTCTTATTTGTTGGTTTAAAAATCATCGATAAACTATTTCATATTGGTGAAAAAATTCAATTACCTAAAGCGCTGCTTAGTTTCTCACTTGCATTGTTTTTATTGTACTCCTATTTTGCGTATCAATCAGGAATTGCTGGTATCACCGGCGCTTTTGTTGCCGGAATTGTCATCGGTAGATCAATGAAATCGAAAAAAATAATCGAAGATATTAAAACCATCGGATATGGTTTATTCATCCCTTTATTTTTCGTTTGGGTTGGAGCAAACGTCGATCCAACTGTTTTTACTTCATTTACAGTTATCGCATTTGCTCTGTCCATTATTATTGTTAGCATTATCGGAAAAATCATAGGCTGTTGGATCGGAGGGAAACTTGCAGGACTTACCAGCAGACATTCACTTCGAGCTGGTATTGGTATGATCCCTCGACTCGAAATGGCGTTAATAATTGCTGGTGCTGCAGTCGCACAAGGAGTTCTTATTGGAGAGACTGCGACTCAAATCCTTGCAACAACAGTATTATTAACACTTGTTACAACACTCATCACACCATTCCTGTTGAAAGCAGCATTTAAATATAGATACTGA
- a CDS encoding CBS domain-containing protein, with the protein MKNKLVDEFYHLKVKQLMNKRIWDTPIIEENEDIFSVLNILGARNHIWVVNNKQEKKLVGAITEHDILVTLAPKSFSPYTFGLPDIRSLQHETVKTARDIMSTEVISCTEDEKIIDILQRMTRYKLRRLPVVRNNQIIGEITLNQLIRKFYDATQYHSITEEG; encoded by the coding sequence ATGAAAAACAAATTGGTTGATGAATTTTACCATCTCAAAGTAAAACAGCTCATGAATAAACGGATATGGGATACTCCAATCATCGAAGAAAATGAAGATATCTTCAGTGTTCTTAATATTCTTGGCGCACGAAACCACATTTGGGTTGTCAATAACAAACAGGAAAAAAAGCTCGTAGGAGCGATTACTGAACATGACATTCTGGTGACGCTCGCCCCAAAAAGTTTTTCACCCTATACGTTTGGGTTACCGGATATACGATCGCTACAACATGAAACCGTCAAAACCGCACGAGATATTATGTCCACAGAAGTTATTAGCTGTACAGAAGACGAAAAAATTATTGATATCCTCCAACGTATGACAAGATATAAACTCAGGCGTTTACCGGTAGTAAGAAACAATCAGATTATCGGTGAAATCACACTCAATCAGTTGATACGAAAGTTTTATGATGCAACACAATACCATTCAATAACTGAAGAAGGTTGA
- the ndk gene encoding nucleoside-diphosphate kinase yields MQKERTFVMIKPDGVQRGFIGDIISRFEKKGLKIVALKLVSVDKKLAEKHYGVHKGKPFFEPTVRYITSSPVVAMVLEGINVIETVRSMMGKTDPQQAPLGTIRGDYGQFIGRNIIHGSDSKETATFEINLWFKPEEIAQYTKIDESWLTE; encoded by the coding sequence ATGCAAAAAGAAAGAACATTTGTCATGATCAAACCAGATGGGGTACAGCGGGGATTTATCGGAGACATCATCAGTCGATTTGAAAAAAAAGGGCTGAAAATTGTTGCGTTAAAACTCGTTTCAGTTGATAAAAAACTAGCTGAAAAACATTATGGAGTCCACAAAGGAAAACCTTTCTTTGAACCAACAGTACGCTACATAACATCTTCACCTGTTGTTGCAATGGTTCTCGAAGGAATCAACGTCATTGAAACCGTTCGATCGATGATGGGAAAAACAGATCCACAACAAGCACCCCTCGGGACAATCAGAGGAGATTACGGTCAATTCATCGGAAGAAATATCATTCATGGTTCAGATAGCAAAGAAACTGCAACGTTTGAAATCAACCTTTGGTTTAAACCTGAAGAAATAGCTCAGTATACCAAAATTGATGAATCCTGGTTAACAGAGTAA
- a CDS encoding type II CAAX endopeptidase family protein: MDFSIKKPTHILALLAMTLVFCITIGLPILTFFNYLPSTPEGIQSVPAQLQILFEIILVGLQLSLIIVLFIGVPILWYVLVNRLSIKSIFERLQLKKQEIPQAILWGGITMICSFIMIVIIDIFLLAGGFDPSKQSNIEDLEKILSLPSMVVIISIQPIAEEFFFRGFLLEKINSWKGPTTAVVLPSILFGIAHLSYGKIYPLVMTGIVGAFLAFFVIKTKNLLTGVLAHIFFNITSITLYYLTKNFFP; the protein is encoded by the coding sequence ATGGATTTTTCAATAAAAAAACCAACGCACATCCTTGCATTATTAGCAATGACACTTGTCTTTTGCATTACAATTGGTTTACCAATACTTACGTTTTTTAATTACCTTCCATCAACTCCAGAAGGTATTCAATCAGTACCAGCACAATTACAGATCCTATTTGAGATAATTCTCGTCGGTCTCCAGTTATCACTAATAATAGTTTTATTCATAGGCGTTCCAATACTCTGGTATGTTCTCGTAAACCGATTATCAATAAAAAGTATATTTGAACGACTACAGCTCAAAAAACAAGAAATTCCACAAGCAATACTCTGGGGCGGTATCACGATGATCTGCAGTTTTATTATGATCGTCATCATCGACATTTTTTTACTTGCTGGTGGATTTGACCCCTCAAAACAAAGCAATATCGAAGATTTAGAGAAAATTTTATCACTTCCGAGCATGGTCGTCATCATATCAATCCAACCAATTGCAGAAGAATTTTTTTTCAGAGGATTTCTCCTTGAAAAAATCAATTCTTGGAAAGGACCAACCACTGCGGTTGTACTACCATCGATTCTCTTTGGAATCGCACATCTTTCATACGGAAAAATATATCCTCTGGTGATGACAGGAATTGTTGGAGCTTTCTTAGCATTTTTTGTAATAAAAACAAAAAATCTTCTAACTGGGGTACTAGCACATATATTTTTCAATATTACCAGTATTACCCTGTACTACCTTACAAAAAATTTTTTTCCCTAA
- a CDS encoding Lrp/AsnC ligand binding domain-containing protein codes for MAIGFVLINVTPTLERKVFETLSKIQEIKELYQLFGEYDIIAKVETKDYESLGDIVVNTIRSVQGVLNTKTLTAINC; via the coding sequence ATGGCAATAGGTTTTGTTTTGATCAATGTGACACCTACTCTCGAACGAAAAGTTTTTGAAACTCTTTCAAAGATACAAGAGATAAAAGAACTGTATCAGCTCTTTGGGGAATATGATATAATCGCAAAAGTTGAAACGAAAGACTACGAATCGTTAGGTGATATTGTAGTTAACACTATCCGTTCGGTTCAAGGAGTTCTTAATACGAAGACGCTAACTGCTATAAATTGTTAA
- a CDS encoding zinc-ribbon domain-containing protein, giving the protein MVRFCPECGDEVEDGFKFCPDCGAAVPNVKKTKTTVSKKTKQAKKPDVDEDSIEQKPVQEKKEIPFKTFLRVFSKRRTRIAVLGIFLVALIVAAAVLFVSPLELTSAVAKQPRTFTIMIENTLKKDVPCSLKFDALKYIKQGDPLNIPAGETVTITVNEKDLLVQNDKYDVTLYATIDYMDEITAFDITKSASFRICPETDGTFLSCTGSV; this is encoded by the coding sequence ATGGTTAGATTCTGTCCAGAGTGTGGAGATGAAGTCGAAGACGGTTTTAAATTCTGTCCCGACTGTGGAGCTGCGGTGCCGAATGTGAAAAAAACAAAAACTACAGTATCGAAAAAAACAAAACAAGCAAAAAAACCTGATGTTGATGAAGACAGCATCGAACAAAAACCTGTTCAAGAAAAAAAAGAAATTCCTTTCAAAACGTTTTTGCGGGTTTTTAGTAAACGTCGAACGCGAATAGCTGTACTTGGAATTTTTTTAGTAGCATTAATTGTTGCAGCTGCTGTATTGTTTGTATCCCCATTGGAACTTACCAGTGCAGTTGCAAAACAACCTCGGACGTTTACCATCATGATCGAAAATACGTTGAAGAAAGATGTTCCTTGTTCATTGAAATTTGATGCACTAAAGTATATTAAACAAGGTGATCCACTCAATATACCTGCTGGTGAAACAGTAACAATAACGGTGAATGAAAAGGATTTACTCGTACAAAATGATAAGTATGACGTAACCTTGTATGCAACAATTGATTATATGGATGAGATCACAGCGTTTGATATTACAAAATCAGCGTCATTTCGGATCTGTCCAGAAACTGATGGAACGTTTCTGAGTTGCACTGGCTCTGTATAA
- a CDS encoding DMT family transporter produces MTKKPYLAMIVSIIAVSFASIFILTCTAHPLSISFYRILFTTILVLPFVVFCKKNRKEIRTLPLPKILFMILIGIILALHFALWITSLTQTSVASSVILVTAHPMIVAPIAHYLLKERLAKINILGIVLSVSGVIILVSGNYYTTTTLDSLEGNILAMLGGVAAGLYILGGRKTRNTVSIFSYAAIVYASATTTLFCICILLQAPIIGLSATDYGLIFLMALISGIFGHTLYNWSLKYIRASIASVMLLGEPIGSTLLAFAIPWINQQPPQFSLIGGSLILVGIYLTARVQHLE; encoded by the coding sequence ATGACAAAAAAACCGTATCTAGCAATGATTGTCTCGATTATTGCTGTCTCATTCGCATCAATCTTTATTCTCACCTGCACAGCACACCCGCTTAGCATATCATTTTATCGAATCTTATTTACCACCATACTCGTCCTTCCTTTTGTTGTATTTTGCAAAAAAAACCGAAAAGAAATAAGAACACTACCCCTACCAAAAATTCTATTTATGATACTTATTGGGATTATCCTTGCACTCCATTTTGCACTATGGATAACCTCGCTTACACAAACATCAGTAGCAAGCTCCGTGATCCTCGTCACCGCACATCCAATGATTGTTGCACCAATCGCACACTATCTGCTTAAAGAGAGACTCGCAAAAATCAATATCCTTGGTATAGTCCTCTCAGTAAGTGGAGTCATTATTCTTGTCTCAGGAAACTACTACACAACGACAACTCTTGACAGTCTCGAGGGGAACATCCTTGCCATGCTTGGAGGAGTCGCTGCAGGTTTATATATTCTAGGTGGCAGAAAAACCAGAAATACCGTCTCAATTTTTTCCTACGCCGCAATCGTCTACGCATCTGCAACAACAACTCTTTTTTGCATCTGTATCCTACTACAAGCACCGATCATTGGTCTGAGTGCCACAGATTATGGTCTGATATTTCTCATGGCACTTATCTCAGGAATCTTTGGACACACCCTGTATAACTGGTCATTAAAATACATTAGAGCATCAATTGCATCGGTCATGCTTCTTGGAGAACCTATTGGCTCAACACTTCTTGCCTTCGCAATACCATGGATTAACCAACAACCACCCCAGTTTTCTCTTATTGGAGGTTCCCTAATTCTCGTTGGAATTTATCTAACCGCCCGAGTCCAGCATTTAGAGTAA